The following coding sequences lie in one Rutidosis leptorrhynchoides isolate AG116_Rl617_1_P2 chromosome 4, CSIRO_AGI_Rlap_v1, whole genome shotgun sequence genomic window:
- the LOC139841296 gene encoding uncharacterized protein codes for MKDCPSVGKTTEPAKGRAFNINSSEARDDPKLVTGTFLLDNHRAYVLFDSGADRSFVSKDFCHNIKKPVSSLENLYSIEIGNVNIMKADQIYRGYTFNLAGKSFSIDLIPIKLGSFDLVVGMD; via the coding sequence ATGAAGGATTGCCCGAGTGTGGGGAAGACTACTGAGCCTGCGAAAGGACGAGCATTCAACATCAATTCAAGTGAAGCACGCGATGAtccgaagctagtcacgggtacgttcttaCTCGACAACCATCGTGCTTATGTACTTTTTGATTCTGGTGCTGATAGGAGTTTTGTGTCTAAGGATTTTTGCCATAATATTAAGAAACctgtatcgtcattagaaaacttGTACTCTATAGAAATAGGGAACGTTAATATAATGAAAGCTGATCAAATTTATCGTGGTTATACTTTTAACTTGGCTGGGAAATCTTTTAGTATTGATCTGATACCgattaagttgggaagttttgaccttgtggtcggAATGGACTGA